A part of Larimichthys crocea isolate SSNF chromosome VII, L_crocea_2.0, whole genome shotgun sequence genomic DNA contains:
- the urb1 gene encoding nucleolar pre-ribosomal-associated protein 1 isoform X1, translated as MSKKRLGGDSEESKTPAKKEKVSEFNGTAFKAMLKEPSTAMKGLERFISTAKKLPCSDLYDVVEGYIKISMECAEIFKLLESDKHVETEMLLIFETLEMILLRTASDLSHFSMVGNAIVKKTVSSCMKLLQGSFYSENHRFVRQCLSLLSALVSQGPEAAREVLGQIRINKALSGLAKRKDKKGKPDVRMAFIQFVLSFLVSGDNTTVGQILEIKEFLPEILSTGLKEDRMSIVNLILSTLKTRVVLNKAISKTQKVRFFTPAVLANIASLYRWNGIVDATTDDNRMGEDSDHAGISVIRELVHSFLLDLCSSRKHGISFHDASFGTAGRAGNIVLLQFLVGLKQATEDEMVAELVVNVLKVSPDLLARYFQETQYSYTPRIKSAWQDNVKLLKKIYESQPDVSTVFQTCEVIPLPRLHSMIMVISLPPVCNKAFFTQGLSLANTAVQLTTLSMINFILKRANKNIEYLLDKSECHNSDVYTPDVMGELVQQYRETLSKILPDMTSIVAKWQSLSKKEKTNGEEKVTKPEGSAPQTDNKNEMPVAETAEVILLKALILQVICLYQKVVPHLVSQCKFDFSKLLKGIVSEKGMREEVPPVLQYQILQLALDLPASKFSWFRLQDVADTESSSGEKSVLYLLLKMFVSSSSSSHLKTSTKMLVLKVLKDSGVFEYTWTELELWLDQLDRVEPDQQETVIQFLERVMVKLVCNSYTYTDKVASLVQEAAYLQANLSSQEGDTASNPVSHIDDVVDMLDVIMEGNEGEMEEFGPSLSEDLIVQTFPFSVVVPAALEARNKLPADKGVVFEYLSAVLSDVLHCQREPLPLCLALLQYDKELASSEPSASSHPSIIHLHQYYSKWLPQQCREELFKSPESHSKASSTPTSFTALMKAAYSQGPSAFLEDAFRKSVGETLASMSMADFPVAIKQILLYIKSTVENLGTFSKDIGTAPLKTLMEILQDLVTRLQGYQDTTNPEPAAENSQEGSELFLEINQSPTVEANKEQILLSALGSIFKHPCLEQWFLALELAALPPHTLNPVRLKNTCAQLNDDILALLKTSTPTLCDLGHLELICTYMGSIEKAVLKELMEKGSRPAKKQSRPFQALLSLHRYMDSCNLREVVSKLLLLPQESLISTSSKSTRAELSVYGHAAVQILTEAKANPSQDHGIFLSQAHLHGLGTLLLSCSSPALEAFLLQTLSSEPSSAKLIHTDVLLHCLQWPLPDTQAISGLLLQNCSTHRLCFEVWCLEPANMEKLSDQTETFLPLINTYLQVASREDPARPKDVQKEVLKALKQGLLVKLSQSVLGNLTEDSGAQLVETLARLIKLSANVKDTRDLINNLPNALQKVDSFERWKLIDVITEKLSDCPEEQETWKKSVTTAALKCLITAYSHSKEQSAPLSEQEKNVLDRLQQLLTSPKDISASEWNGFVKNGLKYRYRDHHFLNTLSNLLELVYDSGNVQKDLIPLSTLHMMTSSHSLFLPTMLESHEEPSRCQAKEALVSLLLCLVKKCPTVCNSNHFVVLLGAYGVTLSTTDQKLLLLLQEYERNNVSLLKFQSFLWGPAAVDHHKTRKSLGASLWKQASSDDLLAMLKSDRMLQTIARFPQQRRIILQDGKEQLYSNNAVKDLGNLYDPCFLLPLFSTILGPECVIDCLKFVSSHALGLTVMALSSYDPKVRAAAYHVLSCFYQHLEGARIKEKRQLLYLMDTVKNGIRQQNQRLPFVLTTYITKVAQQMLKPEDHMYVVLNRFLLSHQSLDFRRVPEFFKLFYGFDLEHKMEREWILSVLEEGISDGHCYELCDQQGIFQTLLGYSSSPLCDEHCQAQIIKVLCQAARVTRAAYNLTKSCGLLTWMIQMVEKKNLDQQLLSAIIDLLHVLWFTNLGQKEKQLDEAKISSSSAEEKPQSSVKCLPLPLISEFLYVATTISRHLRLRVKAAQLSLFLQTLCSILKHCGAALDINKQADRLTLHPQPLSCTEVLTLLLCWASLSRNTAVLTQIQALSEKHKVKELLGTGKDKTRGKGSSFKARTRKENLADDAETEKQEESLLTECKSYLSSIFVHWEPVFPLSEPQPAQPRDKLHPGRLASDTAHLLTKWSLRCLVEDSYDENRTKEFLHWVEKAVIKHREIVDVVLPDAGLKADLLRLHHQAFEAQCHSCISEREETFQLFNNIMIHFLESQGQLPELHQAVVSACLPEATCDQSRREAGLFLSSLYIHELWSGATSAELFMSHVSLVTRAKCKRQKSSKSSLTQTAIRAICSDILPMKS; from the exons atgagtaaaaagCGGCTCGGTGGAGACTCGGAGGAGTCAAAAACTCCCgcgaaaaaggaaaaagtttcGGAGTTCAACGGGACTGCGTTTAAAGCCATGCTGAAGGAGCCGAGCACAGCCATGAAGG GACTGGAGAGGTTCATATCAACCGCGAAGAAGCTGCCGTGCTCCGACCTGTACGACGTGGTTGAAGGTTACATTAAGATCTCCATGGAGTGTGCGGAGATATTCAAGCTGCTGGAGAGTGACAAGCATGTGGAGACTGAG ATGTTGCTGATCTTTGAGACCCTGGAGATGATCCTGCTGAGAACAGCCAGCGACCTGTCCCACTTCAGCATGGTCGGCAATGCCATTGTGAAGAAGACTGTCTCCAGCTGCATGAAGCTTCTGCAGGGATCTTTTTATTCAGAGAATCACAG GTTTGTCCGTCAGTGCCTCAGTCTCCTGTCTGCCTTGGTGTCCCAAGGTCCAGAAGCTGCCAGAGAGGTCCTGGGTCAAATTCGCATCAATAAAGCTCTGTCTGGACTGGCAAAGCGAAAGGACAAGAAG GGAAAGCCTGATGTCCGCATGGCTTTTATCCAGTTTGTGCTGTCTTTTTTGGTGTCTGGAGATAACACCACAGTTGGAcaaatattagaaataaaag AATTCCTGCCAGAGATCTTGAGCACGGGTCTGAAGGAGGACAGGATGTCCATAGTCAATCTGATTCTGTCCACACTGAAGACTAGA GTTGTACTAAACAAGGCTAtaagtaaaacacagaaagtgcGCTTCTTCACACCGGCTGTGCTGGCCAACATCGCCTCTTTGTACAGGTGGAATGGGATTGTGGATGCAACCACTGACGACAACAGA atGGGAGAGGACTCAGACCACGCTGGGATATCTGTCATCCGGGAACTCGTTCATAGTTTCCTTCTTGACCTGTGTAGCTCTCGTAAGCATGGTATCAGCTTTCACGATGCCAGCTTTGGCACAGCTGGCAG agctgGAAACATCGTCTTGCTTCAGTTCTTGGTGGGGCTGAAGCAGGCCACAGAGGATGAAATGGTGGCGGAGCTGGTGGTAAATGTGTTGAAAGTTAGCCCTGACCTGCTGGCCAGATACTTTCAGGAGACTCAGTATTCGTACACCCCACGGATCAAAAGTGCTTGGCAGGACAATGTCAAGTTACTGAAAAAG ATCTACGAATCCCAGCCAGACGTGTCCACAGTCTTTCAGACTTGTGAGGTCATCCCTCTCCCTCGCCTGCACTCCATGATCATGGTGATATCTCTTCCTCCGGTCTGTAACAAGGCCTTCTTCACACAAGGCCTTAGT CTTGCCAACACAGCAGTACAGCTCACAACACTGTCCATGATAAATTTCATCCTGAAAAGAGCCAATAAAAATATCGAGTACCTTTTGGATAAGTCTGAGTGTCACAACTCCGATGTGTACACTCCTGACGTGATGGGGGAATTGGTGCAGCAGTATAGGGAGACCCTCAGCAAG ATTTTGCCTGACATGACAAGCATAGTTGCAAAGTGGCAGTCACTCAGCAAGAAGGAAAAGACAAATGGTGAAGAAAAGGTGACCAAACCTGAAGGGAGTGCTCCACAGACGGATAATAAAAACGAAATGCCAG TTGCTGAGACAGCTGAGGTAATCCTGCTGAAGGCTCTGATTCTTCAGGTCATTTGTCTTTACCAGAAAGTGGTGCCACATCTGGTGAGCCAGTGCAAATTTGACTTCAGCAAGCTCTTAAAAG GCATTGTGTCAGAGAAAGGAATGAGGGAAGAAGTTCCTCCAGTTTTGCAGTATCAGATACTGCAGTTGGCCTTAGATCTCCCTGCAAGCAAGTTCTCCTGGTTCCGCCTACAG GATGTTGCAGATACAGAATCATCATCTGGAGAGAAGTCAGTACTTTATCTGCTTCTCAAGATgtttgtcagcagcagcagcagcagccacttGAAAACCTCCACAAAGATGCTGGTTTTAAAA GTGCTAAAGGACAGCGGGGTGTTTGAGTACACGTGGACTGAACTTGAACTCTGGCTTGACCAGCTGGACAGAGTAGAGCCAGACCAACAAGAGACTGTCATCCAGTTCTTGGAGAGA GTGATGGTGAAACTAGTGTGCAATTCTTACACGTACACAGATAAAGTCGCCAGCCTAGTCCAGGAGGCAGCTTATCTGCAAGCTAACCTGAGCAGCCAGGAGGGGGACACTGCCAGTAACCCAGTGTCACACATAGACG ACGTTGTAGACATGTTGGATGTCATTATGGAGGGCAATGAAGGCGAGATGGAAGAGTTCGGGCCATCTCTGAGTGAAGACCTCATTGTCCAGACCTTCCCCTTCAGTGTGGTGGTACCCGCTGCTCTCGAGGCCCGAAACAAACTGCCAGCAGACAAGG ggGTGGTGTTTGAGTACCTGTCCGCCGTGCTTTCAGATGTGCTGCACTGTCAGAGAgagcctctccctctctgtctggctCTGCTGCAGTACGATAAAGAGCTTGCGTCCTCAGAACCCTCcgcctcctctcatccctccatcataCACCTTCATCAGTATTACTCTAAATGGCTACCACAGCAGTGTCGGGAAGAACTG TTCAAGTCCCCTGAAAGCCATTCAAAGGCATCGTCAACACCCACTTCATTCACCGCACTAATGAAAGCTGCGTACAGCCAAGGGCCGAGCGCTTTCCTTGAGGACGCCTTCAGGAAGAGCGTGGGAGAAACTCTGGCTTCCATGTCGATGGCTGATTTTCCAGTAGCAATCAAGCAGATCTTACTCTACATAAAATCCACAGTGGAAAATCTTGGCACG TTCTCCAAAGACATAGGAACTGCCCCTCTGAAGACCTTAATGGAAATCCTCCAGGATTTGGTGACCAGGCTACAAGGCTACCAGGACACCACAAACCCTGAGCCAGCAGCAGAGAACTCCCAAGAAGGATCAGAACTCTTCCTGGAAATCAACCAGTCACCCACAGTTGAAGCCAATAAAGAGCAG ATCCTTCTTTCTGCACTTGGATCCATCTTCAAACATCCATGTTTGGAGCAGTGGTTTCTGGCTCTGGAGCTGGCTGCTTTGCCCCCTCACACGCTAAACCCTGTCAGATTGAAGAACACGTGTGCTCAGCTGAATGACGACATCCTGGCCTTGCTGAAGACCAGCACCCCCACTCTCTGTGATCTGGGTCACCTGGAGCTTATTTGTACCTACATGGGGTCTATAGAGAAAGCTGTGCTCAAGGAGCTGATGGAGAAGGGCTCCCGTCCTGCAAAGAAACAGTCCAGACCTTTCCAGGCCCTCCTGTCTCTGCACAGGTACATGGACTCCTGTAATCTGAGAGAGGTGGTCTCTAAGTTGCTACTCCTCCCCCAGGAGAGCCTCATCTCCACGAGCAGTAAGAGCACACGGGCCGAGCTTAGTGTCTACGGTCATGCAGCAGTGCAGATCCTTACAGAGGCTAAAGCGAATCCTTCCCAGGACCACGGCATCTTTCTGTCTCAGGCACACCTCCATGGCCTGGGGACCTTGCTGCTGTCCTGTTCCAGCCCTGCGTTGGAGGCCTTCCTGCTGCAGACTCTGTCTAGTGAGCCGAGCAGTGCCAAGCTCATCCACACAGACGTGCTGCTGCACTGTCTCCAGTGGCCTCTCCCAGACACTCAGGCCATCAGcggtctgctgctgcagaactGCTCCACACACCGCCTCTGCTTCGAGGTGTGGTGTCTAGAGCCAGCAAACATGGAGAAGCTCTCAGACCAGACAGAAACATTCCTTCCACTAATCAACACCTACCTACAGGTTGCAAGTAGAGAGGATCCAGCCAGGCCCAAAGATG TGCAAAAAGAAGTTTTAAAGGCCTTGAAGCAAGGACTGCTTGTCAAATTATCCCAGAGCGTTCTGGGAAACCTGACAGAAGATTCTGGAGCCCAGCTCGTAGAAACACTAGCCAGGCTAATCAAGCTCTCTGCAAACGTCAAAGACACCAGAGACTTAATTAACAACCTGCCCAATGCTCTTCAAAAAGTGGACAGCTTTGAAAG atgGAAACTAATAGACGTTATCACAGAGAAACTGAGTGATTGCCCAGAAGAACAGGAAACCTGGAAGAAGTCTGTTACCACTGCTGCCCTGAAGTGTCTCATCACTGCCTACAGTCACTCTAAAGAACAGTCTGCTCCCCTGTCAGAGCAGGAGAAGAACGTCCTGGACAGACTGCAACAACTCCTG ACATCACCCAAAGACATCTCTGCATCTGAGTGGAATGGTTTTGTCAAGAATGGACTGAA ATATCGCTACAGAGATCACCACTTTCTGAACACACTGAGCAACCTGTTGGAACTCGTGTACGATAGTGGTAATGTCCAGAAGGACCTGATACCTTTATCCACCCTTCACATGATGACCAGCAGCCATTCTCTGTTCCTGCCCACTATGCTGGAGTCTCATGAAGAGCCCAGCAGGTGTCAGGCTAAAG aaGCGTTGGTGTCCCTTCTTCTCTGTTTGGTGAAGAAATGTCCAACAGTCTGTAACAGCAATCACTTTGTTGTACTTTTGGGAGCATATGGAGTTACACTGAGTACTACAG ATCAGAAACTCTTACTGCTCCTCCAGGAATATGAAAGAAACAATGTCAGCCTGCTAAAATTTCA GTCCTTCCTGTGGGGCCCAGCAGCTGTAGACCACCATAAGACCAGGAAAAGCCTGGGAGCCTCCCTGTGGAAGCAGGCCAGCTCAGATGACCTGTTGGCCATGCTGAAAAGTGACAGGATGCTCCAGACTATTGCACGCTTTCCCCAGCAACGCAGAATCATCCTGCAG GATGGCAAGGAGCAACTCTACAGTAACAATGCAGTAAAGGACCTTGGGAATTTATATGATCCCTGTTTTCTTCTGCCTCTATTCAGCACCATACTGGGCCCAG AGTGCGTGATCGACTGCCTCAAGTTTGTATCCAGCCACGCCCTTGGACTGACTGTAATGGCTCTAAGTAGCTATGATCCCAAAGTGAGGGCGGCAGCGTATCACGTGCTGAGCTGCTTCTACCAACACCTCGAGGGCGCACGAATCAAAGAGAAGAGACAG CTGCTGTACTTGATGGATACAGTGAAGAATGGAATCCGACAGCAGAACCAAAGACTCCCATTTGTCCTGACCACATACATCACCAAAGTGGCTCAGCAGATGCTCAAACCTG AGGACCACATGTATGTGGTGTTAAACCGGTTTCTGCTGTCTCATCAGAGTTTGGACTTCAGAAGAGTCCCTGAGTTCTTCAAGCTGTTCTATGGCTTTGACCTGGAG cACAAAATGGAACGTGAGTGGATCTTGAGCGTGCTGGAGGAAGGGATAAGTGACGGACACTGCTATGAATTGTGTGATCAACAAGGCATCTTTCAGACCCTTTTAGGCTACAGCAGCAGCCCCCTGTGTGATGAACACTGTCAG GCACAGATTATCAAGGTGTTATGCCAGGCCGCTCGTGTGACCAGAGCAGCTTATAATCTCACCAAGAGCTGCGGGCTCCTAACCTGGATGATACAGATGGTTGAAAAAAA GAATCTAGACCAGCAGCTGCTCAGTGCCATCATAGATCTGCTCCATGTGCTGTGGTTCACCAACCTTGGGCAGAAGGAGAAGCAGCTGGATGAAGCTAagatctcctcctcttctgcagAGGAGAAACCTCAGAGCTCAGTGAAGTGTCTCCCACTTCCACTCATCAGTGAATTCCTGTATGTGGCAACAACTATCAGCAGACACCTCAG GCTACGTGTAAAGGCCGCTCAACTCAGCCTGTTTCTGCAGACTCTCTGCTCGATACTGAAGCATTGCGGGGCAGCTCTCGATATAAACAAACAGGCTGACCGGCTGACACTTCACCCACAGCCTCTGTCTTGTACCGAAGTCCTCACTTTGCTTCTCTGCTGGGCCTCCCTGTCCCGCAACACAGCGGTCCTTACTCAAATACAAGCCCTGTCCGAAAAGCATAAAGTAAAGGAATTGCTGG GGACAGGGAAGGATAAGACGCGAGGTAAAGGCTCCTCTTTCAAGGCCCGCACACGAAAAGAGAACCTGGCAGACGACGCTGAGActgagaaacaagaagagagtcTCCTGACAGAGTGTAAATCTTACCTCAGCAGTATCTTTGTTCACTGGGAACCTGTGTTCCCCCTGTCTGAGCCCCAGCCGGCTCAGCCAAGAGACAAACTGCATCCCGGTCGTTTGGCCAGTGATACCGCACACCTGCTCACCAAGTGGTCCCTGAGGTGCTTGGTGGAGGACTCGTAtgatgaaaacagaacaaaagaatTCTTGCACTGGGTCGAAAAGGCTGTGATAAAACACAGGGAAATTGTGGATGTTGTGTTACCCGATGCTGGCTTGAAAGCAGACCTCCTTCGACTTCACCATCAGGCCTTTGAGGCTCAGTGTCACTCCTGCATTTCGGAAAGAGAGGAGACCTTCCAGCTGTTTAACAACATTATGATACACTTTCTAGAGAGCCAAGGCCAGCTTCCAGAGCTGCATCAAGCAGTCGTCTCTGCCTGCCTTCCAGAAGCCACATGTGATCAGTCCCGACGTG aagcAGGTCTCTTCCTGTCGTCATTGTACATCCATGAGTTGTGGAGTGGAGCCACATCGGCAGAGctgttcatgtctcatgtcAGTTTGGTGACCAGAGCCAAGTGTAAGAGACAGAAAAGTTCCAAGTCATCACTGACTCAAACAGCCATCAGAGCCATCTGCAGTGACATCCTCCCCATGAAGAGTTAG